Within Oryctolagus cuniculus chromosome 17 unlocalized genomic scaffold, mOryCun1.1 SUPER_17_unloc_1, whole genome shotgun sequence, the genomic segment ACTTTCTTCTGTgaagcccaaagtcaggagcctctcTGCCCAGCCATAATATTTCAAGTGAGTATTCCATGCCTGTCATATTTTTGGAGCTCTATAACCATAAGCACAGTctaatataaacacatttttattaatcCCTAAATTATTATTTACAGTAACTCCTCATCCACCATTAACCCCAGACTGCCTTTAACCTAAACTCTGTCTCCAGAGttggccatttcttttttttggataTGTTACAATGTGTGGGGGTTGGCTTCTGATTcttctcttctgtaaaaaaatattttgtaactacTTCCCAGGAATTATATCCtacagaaaacaagaaataacaAGAAATACTATACATTAATATGCACATCTATGTAAGGACACAcgtaatgtattatatataacaatgagataatatatgtaatataaatagcCTACATTGGTTgaaatatttcatacatatattaAAGGTATACCTCAGAACTTTAAGGACATTGTTAATGATGCTATATCATAAAGTTGGAAAATAGTTTAAtagccaataaataaattaataaattataatacaTATAGAATAATGTGGTATGCATCCATTTTCAAAATGAGGATAGATCTATATTATACTGATTATTAGACCATTTCAGTATATTTAAAGCCTTTGGTTTGATGACACAACTTAGTAAATTTAGTTAATAATATTTGAGATATCTTTTGATGTGCAAAGAAAAGCCCCATGCTACTCTGGCTTTCTGATCTGTTTCTAAAAAATGACTAATCATGAGATTTTTGGATTTTCCTCCCAATGCATTAATGCTCAAATGATAAACACTCAAATTAGTTGACTATTGTTGAGGGATTGCATACAATGTTACATACTCTCTAAACATTTCTGAATGATGGATAAAACCTATTAAAACATATCAAAGGATCTTTGATCTAAGCATAGCACTGGCAAACCTTTTCATAAATAGTCATAAAGTAAATACTTTATGGTTTATGAACCATAATATCTCTGTTGTTGCCTAAAATATGTATAGACTGTAAGTAAACAGGTGTGATTGTATTCCAACAAAATACAAAGATAGAAAGGAACTGGATTTGGCCCAAAAGGACTGCTAATGCAGTGACTCTTCCTGCTCAGAACACCGTGCATGCGTGTCACTACCCATTTTAGAGACAGCAATGTGTGCCACACCACGTTTCTCAAGAGGGAGCTCAAATAAAGCTTCAAAGCTTTACATATATAATAAGATTActttctacatttccttttttaaaacaattaaaaatttaatatgattAAGATCTTTTATCTTTGACTAGGAAAGAATTAGATGATGTGTACCAAGCCTTTGAGATTTTTCAATCTTTGTGTGGTATTAGAAGTCTAAACAAAATGACAACTAGTACACTTAATACATATTTGGGAATTGTCAAGAGGTCCTTTTATTCTCTAACTTTAGGAATGTATCCTTCAGTGCCTTGGTCTGCCTTTTAGTGCTACATATTCATttcacagtttattttattttatttattaatttttgacaggcagagttagacagtgagagagagagagacagagataaaggtcttccctccattaggtcaccacccaagtggccgctgcggccagcgcactgggccgatctgaagccaggagccaggtgcttctcctggtctcccatgtgggtgcagggcccaagcacttgggccatcctccactgccttcctggcccacaccagagagctggactggaagaggagcaaccaggacagaatccggcaccccaagcaGGTTTAGAACCCgaggtactggtgccacaggtggaggattagcctagtgagccacagtgccggcccatttcACAGTTTAAAAACTGTGAAGTGTTGCAAATATAattcataattattatttaagGATTAGAAAACACAGATAAAGGATGATTAGATCATGTATGATTGTCACTCAGTACTTTTTTTCCGAATCAGTAACAACAACTTTAATTTGCTCGGGTGTGGGTGGTCAGTCCTCCCTCAGGGTGGGCCGGCAGCTGGCCCTGGATGCAGCACGCCGGTGCCACCCTCACATGGCAGCTGCCAGAATCCGTGCAGCTCCCAGGTAGGAGCTCTCGGGGTGCTGGGCAGGTTTGGTTTCTGACCAAGGGCAGCGAGTTGCGGTGTGTGCAGCCCCTCGGCGCTCTCTGTACCGGTGCTGCCTCCTCCTTGGCCctgctgggcctctgcccccTGAGTCGGGCAggagcttcccagagccctgggcctgggtgaGCTGCGGCCATCCTAGAACAGGTTGTTGGGCTCACAGCCTTCCATCTCCAGCAGCTCTGGCCAGCCCTCATATTTGTGTCTGGGTTGTTCTTCAGGTATTCCTCAAAGGGTCTTTTGCTCTTGAGTTCTCGGCCCCCAGGAACACCCAGCTATCGCAGAAGCCCAGCTGTGTGGCATAGGAGCTGCCGAGGTCAGAGAGGAGCTTCCTGATGTCGTCATTCATCTTGGTCCCTGGGTCATCGTAGGAGGCCACCAGCACCAACGTGCCCATTGGAACTTCTTTAAGGAATCGCACTGGAGTCTTGGTGTCTCCAGTACATGTCGAAGGAGTTGTGTCTCGGCACCAGTCCCATGGTCCCGTTCACCAGGGTAATGTTCAGGCCTCTGCCCACGTTGTTTTTCACTGGACTCAGGATAATGTGGTTTTCAAAGCACATGGAGGGGCCCACGGCATTGGCAGCCCGCTGGAGATCAAAACGCAAAGCTGGCCGGGCAGGGCTTGCTGAGGCCACACTTGGTCTTCGCCACCTGGTTCTCCTTGGTGGCCAAGCCCATCCAGCACGgcagatgggatgcctgcatgtttGAAGCTGATGTAGCTGCGCACAAAGAACAGCGTGGTGACCAGGACAAAAGTGAACGCCTGGAGGCGTGCAGACCTGAGACTCATCCTGTGCAGGCAAGGAGCAGCTTCGGGTCAGGATGGGTCTTCCTGAGACTGGATCGCGTGGGCTGCCCGCGGCGGGCCCACAGGCGGCCGCGGTGGCATCAAGGGCGCTCTGGGGAGCCCCGTGGCTGCCGCTGCCGCGAAGCAGGAGAATTTCGGCTGCGTCGTGGCCAACCGCTTCCATCTGCCGCTGGACGACGAGTCGGACCCCTTCGACATCCTGCTCAAGGCCGAGCGCCagtgccagcagcagctgcagcacaaGAGGCGCGACGAGGGGGCTGCGGCGGCCGTGGCTGGAGCCGGTGGCTGTGGGGGCCAGAGCCCAGCCGCGGCCTTGGCCACAGACCTGGCGCGAGGAGGGAGTCCCAGAAGGAGCGCAAGAGCCTCCTGGCCCCGCGCTCAGCAGCCCGACAGCCCCGGCGGCGGCCCGCCAGCCACTTGCCCAGAAACGAACTCCCAGAAGAGGGGAGCAGCAAGGACCGACTGACAGCCAGCGCAGGGGTGACGCTTGATGGAGCAGAGCGGAGACCCTACAGGGAATCCCGCCCCTGTGAGACCGAGAGGCAGGTGGACTGCACAGCTGAGACGTTTACAGATGAAAACCAGTGGACAGCTTTGATCGTGAGAGGCCTCTTCCAGGGCGTGGAGGCCCGAGAGGGGGCAtgcgaggcagaggcaggggcagtccCCGAAACAGAGCCTTTGATGCTGTCGACCAGAGGGAAGACAAGATTTTGAAAGATATGGCGGGAATGATAAAACAGCAGTCAGAACTGAAGACAACATGGGCTATGGAGTGCGCACTTGGGCGTCAGGGAAAGACACCCGTGACATGGAGCCGACCGCAGTGATGGAGGAGTCCCAGGACTCTGGAGCAGGAACCCCCAAGCAAAGTCCCTGAGTCAGAGGTAGAAGAAGAAACTCAAGTTCAAGAGGTGACCTTAGATGAGTGGAAGAATCTTCAAGAACAGACCAGACCAAAGTCCGAGTTGAACACCCGGAAGCCAGAATCAACTGTCCCTTCCAAAGCAGTGGCAATTCACAAGTCAAAATACAGAGATGCTGTGGTAAAGGATGACAAAGAGGACGACTCCCATGTTTTCCAGAAAGCTGCAAATGACATCACGTCCCAGCTGCAGATTAATTTTGGTAACCTCGCTTGTCCCGGGAGTGGAGCCAGAGGCggcccaggggaggcaggagaaggATCCGAAGGACAGAGAACTGTGGGCCCAGAGCTGAAGTGGTGACAGGAGATGTGGCTCTCAACCCCCACGACCCCAGGACTTCCATTCCTGGCCTGAGGAGACTCAGCTTGCAGTCTCTGAGGACAATAGATGTCGTTTTTCTGGAGCCTGGATTCCTTGCACTTTGTTTGGTCTGGGTGTGGGAGGCGGCACTGTCCTGGGGAGAGGAGGGCTGGCCATGTTTGCCGAAGGCTCTCCGGGTGGAGTTGAGGTGTGCAGACTGGAGGGACTCGCATGGGAAGCAGCCTGTCAGGCCGGGGGCGAGCTGTGGGGACCCCCAGCTGTGCCCCGCAGTGCAGAGGGCCACGGAGAACTTGACCAACTCATTTCAAGCGGTCACAGCCTAGTTTTCAAAGACCAACAAACTGGAACCCAAGTGTACTCACTGCTGACTTGTGACTGTTACACTCTGCCGGGGCTCCTGAGTTCTGGTTGCCATCTAGACAGCGGTTTGAAAATGCTGTTGTGCAGCCACTGGTCACCACTCTGTGACAGAGAAGTGGAAAAAATGGTGATTTTAATGGTGAGTTAAACTACCTCAtggtgcgtgcgtgtgtgtgtatgtgtgacacaCTTAGTGCTTATGCGCACTGTGAGAGTACTGCCTTTCCTCGCTGTCATAAATATTGTTTCCCTTTACTCCTTAACTCATTCCAGTAATTTC encodes:
- the LOC103346317 gene encoding LOW QUALITY PROTEIN: intracellular hyaluronan-binding protein 4 (The sequence of the model RefSeq protein was modified relative to this genomic sequence to represent the inferred CDS: inserted 10 bases in 7 codons; deleted 1 base in 1 codon), encoding DWIAWAARGGPTGGRGGIKGALGSPVAAAAAKQENFGCVVANRFHLPLDDESDPFDILLKAERQCQQQLQHKRRDEGAAAAVAGAGGCGGQSPAAAXGHRPGARRESQKERKSLLAPXAQQPDSPGGGRQPLAQKRTPRRGEQQGPTDSQRRGXTLDGAERRPYRESRPCETERQVDCTAETFTDXKPVDSFDRERPLPGRGGPRGGMRGRGRGSPRNRAFDAVDQXGRQDFERYGGNDKTAVRTEDNMGYGVRTWASGKDTRDMEPTAVMEESQXTLEQEPPSKVPESEVEEETQVQEVTLDEWKNLQEQTRPKSELNTRKPESTVPSKAVAIHKSKYRDAVVKDDKEDDSHVFQKAANDITSQLQINFGNLACPGSGARGGXRGGRRRIRRTENCGPRAEVVTGDVALNPHDPRTSIPGLRRLSLQSLRTIDVVFLEPGFLALCLVWVWEAALSWGEEGWPCLPKALRVELRCADWRDSHGKQPVRPGASCGDPQLCPAVQRATENLTNSFQAVTA